Genomic segment of Clostridium sp. Marseille-P299:
GCATACGGATATATGCTGAACTCCCGTACATGGGCATATGATGTAGGTCTTGCACTATTGGTGTTTGCCACTTCAGGTGACTGGGATATCGTGGATGAAATGCTACACCGACTGATGTTAGACCAGAATACAGACGGAAGTTGGAATTTCTCCTATGACATTTATATCGGGAAGTTGTTTCACGATTATGTTCGTACCGGAGCAATGGGATGGGTTGTCTGGGGGATTTGTTATGCTTTACTCACAAGAACTGACGGAAAAGACAAAACCTCTGAATGGTTTGAAATGTTAGAAAAAGGCGGCAGTTGGCTGTTATCACGCCAAGTAACCAACAAGGATGACCCGCGTTACGGTCTGCTCCGAGGCGGCTATGGTGTGTATGACAACGATTACAATTATACCGATGCTGAGATTGAGTGGTGTTCGGTAGAGCATCAATGCTCCTCTCTGCAGGCATTGGAAGGTTGCGCCCTTGTGTTGAAAAAGAAGAAATACAAAGAGTCAGCGGAACTGGTTCGTGACCAGTTGTTCTTAAAATGCTATGACGCTGAGAACGGCAGATTTTATCAAGGCATCAACAGCGGCAAACCGGATGAGGCATGGGCATTGGACTGCACAACTTGGGCAGGAATGCTCATTTTTTCTGTAGTGCATTCGGATTGTGCCAAAACCTGCCTTGATACAGCCTGCGAGGTTTATCTTACCACGGATAAGAAAATCGTCATGAGTTCCGAAACGGACTATTACAACATGACCTATTCATCCGATGGCACTTTTTCAGGTTTCAAGCCTTACAGTGACAGAACAGCTGATTATGCAGGTGCACCGGACATTGTGTGGACAGAGGGCACTTTGGGATATGCTGCACTTGCTCTTATGTTAGGACGCGCGGATGAGGCAAAGTTCTATGTGGATGAGTGTATTCGCCTGCAGGAATGCAACGGCAGTTCCGGAGGAGTGATATATACCACTGCCACCTACGGTACACTTCCGTGGGAGTTTCATGTTTGGGAGAGTGTTGTATCTTCTGCGTGGCTCTATCTTATTATCAACAATCCTGATGTGCTGTTTCCAAGAACGCTCAGACAGGTTTATTACATGGCCAAAATCACAAATATTGAGGATGAACGGCCTTAAATACTTTATCAACAGATGGTTGTCCGATTGGGCAGCCATTTTGTTTTTCAAAAATTTATGAAAGCGAGGATTTTCACTATGAAAGAATTCTGGACAACTATTCAGTTCATCTTTGCTGGCATTGGCGGTTGGCTCGGCTATTTCTTAGGAGGCTGTGATGGACTTCTGTACGCACTGCTTGCCTTTGTAGTGGTGGACTATCTCACCGGCGTTATGTGCGCCATTGTGGACAAGAACCTATCCAGCTCCGTCGGCTTCAAAGGCATCTGTCGCAAGGTTCTGATTTTCACCCTTGTGGGCATTGCCAACATCATCGATGTGGAAGTGGTCGGCACAGGTTCCGTTTTGAGAACCGCAGTCATTTTCTTTTACCTTTCCAATGAAGGTGTATCCCTTCTGGAGAATGCGGCACACCTTGGCCTGCCTATCCCGGAAAAATTGAAGGACATCTTGAAGCAGCTCCACGACCGAGCAGAAAATATAGAAAGCGAGGACAAATAATATGAAGTTGGTTGAATCGATTTTGACAAAGAACCCATGCTACAAAGCCGGGAAGAAAATCACCGTAAAGGGTCTGATGCTCCACTCCGTTGGCTGTCCTCAGCCCAACGCTACTGTTTTCATTAAGAACTGGAACAGCGAAAGCTACGATCGTGCCTGCGTCCACGGCTTCATTGATGGCAATGACGGCACTGTCTACCAGACCTTGCCTTGGAACCATCGTGGCTGGCATGGTGGCGGCAGCTCCAACAACACCCACATCGGCGTGGAGATGTGTGAGCCTGCCTGCATCAAGTACACCGGCGGCGCTACATTTACCTGCTCCGATACGGCAACTGCAAAGGCTGTGGCCAAGCGCACCTATGAGGCGGCTGTGGATTTGTTTGCATTTCTCTGCAAGGAATACAACCTCGACCCGACCGCTGATGGCGTGATCATCAGCCATGCGGAGGGTTACAAGCGTGGTATCGCCAGCAATCATGGTGACCCGGAACATCTTTGGAAGCAGCTGAACACCGGCTACACAATGGACGGTTTCCGACAGGCAGTCAAAGTTGCTATGGGAATCGAGACTGCACAGCCGGAAAGCGACACTGTCAGCTATCCTGAAAAGCTGACCTCTGGTTATTACCGTGTGCGTAAAACATGGAAGGACAGCAAATCCCAGCTGGGTGCTTACCGTGTTCTGGCCAATGCCAAAGCAAAGGCCGATGAAAACACGGGCTATTCCGTTTTCGACAATGACGGGAATGTGGTCTACGCTCCTTCTGCTGCCAAGGCGGAAACCAAAACCGAGACTGCTTCTTTTGAACCTTACCGTGTCCGCATCGGCATCGCCAATCTGAACATCCGTAAGGGTCCCGGCACCAACTACAACAAAACCGGCCAGTTCACCGGTGTTGGTGTGTTCACCATCATTGCAGAATCTGATGGCGAAGGCGCTACCAAATGGGGCAAGCTGAAATCCGGCGCTGGCTGGATCTCCCTTGACTACGCAAAAATCATATAAGCTCGTGCAGGGTCTGTTGGATTTCTTCCGGCAGGCCCTGTTTTTTTATGCCTAAGTTCGTCAAAACGGCTCTCCCATCTCCAAAAGAGAGTGAGGATAACCCTTTGGGACCTCAGAAATGGAGGTCGCTATGACAAACGAACAGAAACAGCAAATCATAAAATTGCGACAGGACGGATACGGGTATGCTACCATCGCTTCCTCTCTGGGCCTGACGAAAAACCAAGTATCCGCCTTCTGCCGCAGAAGCAATCTGACCGGCACCAAAGCGGCTGTGCATATAGAAGAAAAGCCGGAGCCGAACTGCTGCCGTAACTGCGGCAAGCCTCTGACACAGACATCGGGACGCAAGCCTGTGAAGTTCTGCTGCGATGACTGCCGTACTCACTGGTGGAACGCCCATCTGGACAAAGTCAACCGCAAAGCCTTTTATTCCTTTACCTGCACCTGCTGCGGGAAACCTTTCACGGCCTACGGGAACAGCCACAGAAAATACTGCTCCCACAACTGTTACATCGTGGACCGCTTCAAAGGTGGTGATTGCCATGACTGAGGAGCAATTCGAGCGTGAAAAATTGTATCAGGCCAGCATGAATCTCTTCAAAAGTATGCTGGAAAAGGACCTCATCACCGAGGAGCAATACGCCATAATTGATACAAAAATGCTGGAAAATTACAGGCCATTATTGGGTACATTATTCGCAGAAATAACTTGATAATAGTCGCTTTTAGAGTGATATATAGTAGCGGAAAGGAGCTGATTTTATGCGAAAAATCAACAAAATAGAGCCATTGATGCCTGCGCTACCGACCCGCAAAAAGGTCGCAGCCTATGCCAGAGTTTCAATGGAAAGTGAACGCCTCCAGCACTCTTTATCAGCTCAGGTCAGCTACTACAGCGAACTGATACAGAGCAACCCGGAATGGGAATATGCTGGTGTGTATGCTGACGACGGCATCACAGGCACTAAGACAAACCGAGAAGAATTTCAGAGACTGCTTGCTGACTGCGAGGCCGGGAAAATCGACATTATTCTTACCAAGTCCATCTCCCGCTTTGCCAGAAATACAGTAGACCTTTTGGAAACCGTCCGCCACTTAAAGGAGCTGGGCATTGAGGTCCGCTTTGAAAAGGAGCGCATCAATTCCTTGTCCGGCGATGGCGAGGTCATGCTGACGCTGCTGGCTTCCTTTGCACAGGAAGAAATCATCAGCCTGAGCAACAATGTAAAATGGGGAACCAGAAAGCGCATGGAGCAAGGCATCCCTAACGGCCACTTTAGAGTGTACGGCTACCGCTGGGAAGGCGACCAGCTGGTTATTGTCCCGGAGGAAGCAGCCATTGTTCGACGCATCTTCCAGAACTTCCTTGATGGCAAGTCCCGCCTTGAAACCGAGCGAGAATTTGCCGCCGAGGGCATCACCACCAGAGACGGATGCCGCTGGGTGGACTCCAACATCAAAGTGGTTCTCAGCAATATAACCTACACCGGAAACCTGCTCCTGCAGAAAGAATATGTGGAAGACCCGCTTACCAAAAAGCGAAAAAAGAACCGTGGCGAGCTGCCGCAGTTCTATGTGGAGGACACCCATGAAGCCATCATCGACAAAGAGACCTTCGACTATGTGCAAGCTGAAATGGCAAGACGCAAAGAGCTGGGCGCTTTCGCAAACAAATCCCTGAATATTACCTGCTTTACCAGCAAGCTCAAATGCAGTCGCTGCGGATGCAGTTATGTGCGTAATCAGAGAGCCAACCGAACCAAGCACACTTCCACCTACGACGATACGATTGTGGTTTGGGGATGCGGCACTCAGAAGAAAAAAGGTGGCCGCTGCTCCAACAAGGACATTCCGGAGCGTGTGCTGCGAGAAGCCTGCGCTGCTGCACTGGACCTTGAGGACTTCGACGAGGATATTTTCCTTGAGCGTGTTGACACCATTCAGGTGCTGGACGGTCAGGTTCTGGAGTTTCATTTCTACGACGGCACTGTTTCCCAGATTGAATGGGTATCCACAGCCAAGAAAGATTGCTGGACGGATGAACACAAAGACCGCCAGCGTGAGTGGATGCGCAACTACATGGCGAACGCTACAGATGGCCGCTATTCGGAATTCACCACCAGAATCCGCTGTGATAACTGCGGTAGCACTTTCCGCAGGAATACGCAACCCAGCAAGTCAGCCGACGGCGGCAAGATGCATTATTGGCGCTGCCCGACTTCCGGCGACTGCGTTACTACCGGCATTCGTGAGGACAGGCTCAAGGAACTGACCGCTTCGGTGATGGGCCTTGCCGAACACGATGCGGAAGCCTTCAAAGCGCAGATCGAGTACATTTCGGTCGCTGCCGGTATGGTTCTGACCTTCCACTTCTTTGATGGCCGGGAAGAAAGCATCCAGTACAACACCAAGCGCCAAGGCACAGCATGGACACCGGAGCGCCGTGAGAAATTCAAATCTTCTATGCAAGGCAAATATACCGAGGAGCGCCGACAGGCCATGAGCGAAAATATGAAACGGATAAGGAGTGAGAAACATTGGTCGTCCAAAAGAAAGTAACCACAATACCGGCGACGCTGACCAGATTTACAGCAACGCCAATCAACCAGCAGAAAAAACGCCGTGTGGCCGGATACGCCCGTGTTTCCACCGACCACGATGACCAGTTCACCAGCTACGCTGCGCAGGTTGATTATTACACCAACTACATCAAAGGCCGTGACGATTGGGAGTTTGTCGATGTTTATACCGACGAAGGTATAACCGGAACCAGCACCAAGCGTCGTGAAGGCTTCAAGCGCATGGTCGCCGACGCTCTGGACGGAAAGATTGACCTGATTGTCACCAAGTCGGTCAGCCGATTTGCCCGTAACACCGTCGACAGCCTGACTACCATTCGACAGCTCAAGGAAAAAGGCATCGAGGTCTATTTTGAAAAAGAAAACATCTGGACCTTTGATGGCAAGGGCGAACTGCTCTTGACCATCATGTCCTCACTGGCGCAGGAAGAAAGTCGCAGCATTTCCGAGAACTGCACTTGGGGTCAAAGAAAGCGCTTTGCAGACGGTAAAGTCACCGTTCCATTCAACCGCTTCCTCGGTTACGACCGTGGCCCGGACGGAAATCTGGTAGTCAACCCGGAGCAGGCAGTTATCGTGCAGCGCATTTACGCCATGTTCCTGCAGGGAATAAGCTACCACGGCATCGCCAAGCAACTGACCGTCGACGGAATTCCTACACCCGGCGGCAAGGATAAATGGAGCATTTCCACTATCCGCAGCATTCTCAGCAACGAGAAGTACAAAGGCGACGCACTTCTGCAGAAGTCCTACACCGTGGATTTCCTGACCAAAAAGACCAAAGTCAACGAGGGCGAAATCCCACAATACTATGTAGAGGAAAACCACGAAGCCATTATTTCACCGGATGTTTTCGCAATGGTCCAGCGTGAAATGGCCAAGCGTGGTCGTGGCAAGAATTATCATAGCAGCGTACACGCATTCTCCTCGCAGATCCGTTGCGGTCAGTGCGGATGCTGGTATGGCTCAAAGGTCTGGCACTCCAACAGCAAATACCGCAAGACCGTCTGGCAGTGCAATCACAAATTCGACAACGATGAACATTGCACCACGCCGCATCTGACGGATGAGGACATCCAGAACGCTTTCCTGTCGGCGGCAAACAAGCTGCTGGCCACCAAAGACGAGGTCATCGCCAACGGTCACGAGATGGTGGAACTGCTTTTTGACACTTCCGAGCTGGAAACGGAACAGACCACCTTGCTGGAAGAAACGCAGCTGATTTCGGATATGGTACAGCAGAGCATTTACGAGAATGCCCATGTTGCCCTCGACCAAGCGGAATACCAGAAGCGCTATGACAGCCTGACGCATCGATTCGATACTGCAAAGGAGCGCTTGGAGACGGTCATGGCCCAGCTCCAGCAGATGCAGCTGCAACGAGCCGACATTGAAACTTTCCTCCAGTCCTTTAAGGAGCTGCCGGACACACTCACCGAGTTTAGCGCTGAAAACTGGCATGCGCTGGTGGATTACGCCACCGTCTACAGTGCAGACGATATTCGCATCACCTTCAAGCACGGACAGGAAATAAAGGCATAACCCCATAGACGCAGAAACGCCTCACCACTGGATTTGATTCCGGTAGTGAGGCGCTTTTTTTATTCATCGCTTGATTTTATTTTCTTTTCGAGAGGAGCAATGAATGCTTCTTTCCATACAACAAATTGCTTTGATGGTTTCTTGGCACGTTGCCTCCACTGTTCAAGATGCAAGATGTAAGCATCTTTATTCATCTCGTTTGCGTCATCTCTAACTTTGTACGCAAGATCATTGCAGTCAACACAGAAGTTGAGCTGACCGTCCTTTGTCTTTACTGCAGCAAAGGACTCAAACAGTTTTTTCTTTCTTCCACAGCAATCACATACCATATGCTAATCCTCCTTCCAAGACTATACTGCTTATAGAACTACCCATTTCTGCTTCTTCATCCGCACCAATTACATGGCGTTTCTTAATGATTTTACGAATTTTCGGCTCAAGATAATCTACAACATCCTTTTCTTGGTGGTCTGACTTCAGAAGACCCTGTTGCAAATCTCGCAGATTATCTTCGTCGTCATCTAACATAGAAATAATCATATCCTGCTCATCAGGAGTCAACATATAATCGATAAACTGATTGAGTAGTACCGCATTAAAAAGGCGAGCTGTTATAATGGCATCATCCTCATGCAGAAGGTTTCCGATAGCTTTTACTGCCGTACCACCGAGTGCGCCTCCTACAACACCCGCAACAAGACCGATTGCAGAGCCAACCTTTTTATTTACTTTTTCTCCGATTGTCTTTCCAAGTGCTGCACCTGCGGCAGTAGTCGCTGCTATGCTACACATAAACGAAGCCGCAAGTGATGTCATGTTCTTCCAGTATTGAGAACCGGAGATTTTTCCACTAATCGCCTTATATGTGTCAGGCACCGTAAAAACAAAAAACATGATACCTTGCGTTATAGCAGTAGAACCTAAAAATTTTGCAAAGCTTTTTTGTGCTGCTGCCCCGTAAATTGCCTTTTTTCCAGCCAACGCTCTGAATGCATTCACAATTTCCTGAACTAATTGCGGACTCAAACTCTTACTAATTTCCGTGGCCAAAGGATTCAGTGAAGCAGCTAAACTGGTACGAGAAATCTGGGATGCGATGATACCTCCGGCAAAAGCAAGACCATAAACCTGTATTCCTGTGTACAATGCACTTTTTGCAGCTTTCTTATAGTCCTTGGTTACCCAAAAAACTTGAGCAAAAGCTACAACTGCAGATATACCAAATGCCGACAAACAGGTCACTGCGCCGGTAGCCACATCAAATGTAATTGATTCAATAGTTCCGGCCTTTGCAAGGTTGAGTGCTTGATTATAGGTAAGTTTTCCTTTTCGAATGATGTCATAGGCCATATTCGGATCAGAAACTCCCGGCACCTGTCCGTTGCTAATTCTTGTTTTCATATATTCAATGGCCTGTGAATACTGGTCCGCAGGAACTTCAATTTTCATTGCGTTACCAGACAAATCGTAGTAGCGGAATGTTTTCGTTCCTGTCGTTGGATCATTTTTGAAACAAGAATTAACAGACGAATATGCTGTTTTACAATACTTGCACTGGATGGGTGAAGCATCAACAATTTTATCGGGACCGTTCTTTGCGTTATCACGTCCTACAACAGTTGCTTGTTCACCCGCTAAACGGTCCAGAATCGTTCCGGCTTCTTCTGCATAAATGCCGTGGCCAGTCTTTGTCTGATCAGCTCCATACGCTGCATTGAACATGACACCTTCAACATTTACAGTATTTATAGCACTGAATGTTGAATTTTCGACGGTAGCTTCGGCAAGCTCTCTCCGCTCAATAGCCAGCTTTTTGTATTTTCGGAAAAACTGAAATAACGCTGCGCTTTCAAATTGTGCCAGTTCCGTCTTTCCAGCTTTCAATGTATACCGTGTTTTTCCTTTACCAGCATCGAAAGCAACAACCTCATAATCCTCTGGAGAATAATACTCCCACGGAATAATTTGATATATTACCTTCACCGTGTTAGCCTTTTCTTTTGAACCGCTCTGCTTCTTTTGTTCTTTGGCAAGGTCATTATTATGCTTAACTTCATCACGTGTAGCCTTTACAATCAAACCACGGTCTGTAATCACGATACCTGCCGGATATCCTCCAAAACTCGAAATATCTGCCCATCTGATTTTATGATCTGTTGGGACAGGAATATATTCATGGATTTTCTTTGTATTGGCTTTATCCAGCAAGGTAGGCGATTCAGGTAATTGTGCAATCAGCTGTTCTAAAATATCGTCAATCATGAGCGTCCTCCTTCTCTCCAGATAGGCTATCAATCAGTTTTTGAAATTCTGTGATTTGCGACCGGTCGGCTTCAATTTGCTTTTGAAGCTGATGAATAGTATCTTCCTTCGCTTTGATGGCCTCAGTATATCTTTGGATTTCACCACGGAGGAAGTTGATAACATCTTTGTTAGAAATGCGGGCCTTCTTCAGCTGTTCTGCATCAATTAGCTTCTGCGCAACCAGACCTCCCACCATAACGGTCGGCAGTACGGCAGCTCCAACCACTGCACCTGCTAATGAGGCTTTTGCCGCAGCTGCATATTTCGGTGAAGATTTGAGAAACTCATGAAGCGCCGCTTCGTAGACAATGTGTCCACCTTTTTTCGATTCTATTGTCGCATCGAGCTTTTTGTCACGAATCCATCGACGCACGGTTTCAGGATTTGTATTCAGCATTTCAGCGATTTCTTTTACGCTATAGGTTTTCACGCCATCGCCTCCTTCCTAACTGAACATAGTATATCACAAAAATGTAGCATTAACAAGTGTTTTGTAGTATTAAAATGTAGTGTTAATAAAAATGTTACATTTGCAGGCATAAAAAAAGAGCCGGTTCTAAAACCGACACCCTAAACGACACCCCGACACCCTTGTGCCTATGCCGCATTTCTTTGTATTAAATAGCGAGTCTTAATTTCAAATACTCTACCCTTATAAGGCTCTATGATTTCTACTAATGTACGTACAATACAAGAAGGAGTATAGAATTCTCCTCCTAATTTTCCTTCTGCACTGGCAAATTTGCTAAGAAAATATTCATAAACTCTTCCTAATACATCTCGTTCTTTTGCAATATCCGTACCTACTTCAATATTGGCAAACAGTGTGACTAGTTCACCTAATCTAGTTTTATCAAGTTCAGGTCTAGAATAGTTTTTATTTAATACACCCTTTAGAGTGTTATTTTCTTTTTCAATTAATTCCATTGCACGATCAATTACCTTACCAATATCAGGTGAAGTAGCATATGCTTCAATTGTACTCCATCTAGCCTCTAGTGGTACGTAAAAGATACTTTCAGCAGTATATTCATCTTTATCCTCTTCAAAACCAGAGCCTTCTTTTACTAGCTCCAAATGTTTTTCATTAAAAGAATCAGATACATATTTTAAAAAGATAAGTCCAAGTACTACATGCTTGTACTCAGCAGCATCCATGCTTCCACGTAACTTATCTGCAGCTAACCATAGTTTATCTTCAAAACCCACATTTGTCGTTCCTGTTGCCATTTTAGTTCTCCTATCTATTATCTAACAAGTTTTTCTTAATATAATAATTGTTGATGTAATTGTAACATTTATCATAAATTTTTACAATTAATAAGTAAATTCTACATAAGTCATCTAGAAACTTAATGATCTACGTTACGCTAATTTTAGCCTTTAAGTCATAACATTTAAAGACGCTTAAATTTATCAACATACCACATCTCCTCAATTATTATACGTAAAAAAAGTCCAGGCTTTTGGCATGAACTATTATACTTTAAATAATGATCTAACTGAATGAGATTCATTCATCAATCAAGATACAATGATCAACCTTAACTCTAGCATCATCCTTAATTCGTAACATTATATTATTTCCACTTGACTGACATTGATTATAGTAACCATACATTGTTAATATCGCATGTTTTAAAAAGCATCGAACCTTATTTGCTTTACATCCTATACCATCTTTATTATCAAAGATAGCTTTTTCAATAGGAACTCGAAAAACAACGCCGTAATATTTTGAGTTATCCTTAAATTTTCTCCACAAATCCTTTCCAATGAATCTTCCTATATTTTCAATCACCTCTGGTCCTCGCTGAAGGTCATCATAATAGCCGTCTGAAGTTTCTTTAATATCAGGCCAGAATGCAAAACCATTAACACAAAAATCGTTTTCATCTAAATAACCTAATCGTCTTGATAACAAATGAAAATGCCTTTTCGATAGTATTTCCTGAGGTGTAATAATTTTTGTATTATAGTAAAACTCAAGATTTCCTTCTTTCTCTTTGAACTCAATACCATTTTCTTTAAGAAAACAAGAAAGAGGATTTTCACATAATAATAGATCTCTTAATGGGAATAACTCTGTTGGCTCTGAAAAGTGACGTGCTAAATGATACACATAAATTTCTTCTATTGCATCCAAATCTGCATATTCGGTTATTAATCTATCAATAAGATTAATAAATTTATCCCAATTTAAGTTTTTACCATTAATACACTCACGTTCATATTTACATAATTTTTTATAAATAAACACCTCATCAACATTCATAATGGTACTTCCATTCTAAAAATGGTTTATCTTTTAAGTTATCAACTAATACTCCGTCTTCTTTTAATATTTATTAACTCAGTAGACAATTTTTCTTCAAATTTTTTAATATCCTTTAATGCTAATATGGTCTTTTCTGTAATATCCTCTTCGTTGTTATCTAAATCATCAAATTTGAACCATTTTGTACTAAATAAGCGTTTATATTTAAAATTGTTTTTATTCTTGTCGTTAGGTTTTAAGATACTAATTATTTTTTGCATATTTTCCATTTGATTATTTGGAACATTTAAACCGCCCACTTCAAAAACCACTCGAAATCTATCCTCTTTTATATCGAACCAATAGAAATAAATTTGCTGTGTATTCCATGAACTATTTTTCTCACAAATAGGAGTAAGGTATTGATCCATAAAATATGTATTAAATCTAAGAAAACTGTTAGAACAAATAGATGAATCAAATATCAGTTCATTACGCTCTGCCTGTTCTTTCAACACTTTCATAATACACTCTGAAACTTGGCTTCTTCCATCAACACGGTATTCATATATTAAATCCAAAGCCTTCTTGTGTTTTTGATATATTTTATTACAAATTTCAATTAGCCTTTCGTCTTGCACAATATCTCTCCTCAAAGTATCTAAATAATTTTTAATAATTAATTCTACATCAGGTAATAAGTTTATCTTCCTTTTTGTAGCTTCCAATACTTCAACTATATCAGTATAAGTTAATATACTCCAATTTTCAACATCACTTGGTTCTTCTCCATCTGGTGTTAAATATATATATATCCGTTGATATTCAGGATATTCTTTTTCTAAAATATTTCTGTATCGATTCAACTGATTGCTATGCTCACGAGAACCAATTTTATTTTCTATTGCAATCAAGATACGATCGTCCTCTGATACAAGAAGTAAATCTATATTTTTCCACTCTCTATAGATAATAAAACTATAAAAATCCATTAACAACAATTGAAAAATATTATACTTACCTTCCACATCATTCTCTACAATTCGTTGCACAACACCTTTAATAAACAGATCTCCTAAACCATGATTTTCATTTGGATTCAAAAGCCATGAAAGCATATTGCTATGACGAATTTCTGTTTTTGAGACTTTAAGTACGTCAAATATATTAAGCTTGCTTGTCCAAGGACTTAATTCATCCAAACATTCAATATCTAGTAGAAAGTTCTGTAATGCTTCTTCGTCTGTTTTATTCAATTCATTATAGTCATTACATTGAATGGGCTTGTAATTATTTGAAACATTGCTAGCTGTCGCTGCCCCTATTTCTACTTCTTGTAATTCCTCTTTTGAAACGCTCATTGGCTCACCTCTTTTGTATATAAAACTTGCTTTTTTTCTTATTGATGGCT
This window contains:
- a CDS encoding recombinase family protein, encoding MVVQKKVTTIPATLTRFTATPINQQKKRRVAGYARVSTDHDDQFTSYAAQVDYYTNYIKGRDDWEFVDVYTDEGITGTSTKRREGFKRMVADALDGKIDLIVTKSVSRFARNTVDSLTTIRQLKEKGIEVYFEKENIWTFDGKGELLLTIMSSLAQEESRSISENCTWGQRKRFADGKVTVPFNRFLGYDRGPDGNLVVNPEQAVIVQRIYAMFLQGISYHGIAKQLTVDGIPTPGGKDKWSISTIRSILSNEKYKGDALLQKSYTVDFLTKKTKVNEGEIPQYYVEENHEAIISPDVFAMVQREMAKRGRGKNYHSSVHAFSSQIRCGQCGCWYGSKVWHSNSKYRKTVWQCNHKFDNDEHCTTPHLTDEDIQNAFLSAANKLLATKDEVIANGHEMVELLFDTSELETEQTTLLEETQLISDMVQQSIYENAHVALDQAEYQKRYDSLTHRFDTAKERLETVMAQLQQMQLQRADIETFLQSFKELPDTLTEFSAENWHALVDYATVYSADDIRITFKHGQEIKA
- a CDS encoding PDDEXK-like family protein, which codes for MSVSKEELQEVEIGAATASNVSNNYKPIQCNDYNELNKTDEEALQNFLLDIECLDELSPWTSKLNIFDVLKVSKTEIRHSNMLSWLLNPNENHGLGDLFIKGVVQRIVENDVEGKYNIFQLLLMDFYSFIIYREWKNIDLLLVSEDDRILIAIENKIGSREHSNQLNRYRNILEKEYPEYQRIYIYLTPDGEEPSDVENWSILTYTDIVEVLEATKRKINLLPDVELIIKNYLDTLRRDIVQDERLIEICNKIYQKHKKALDLIYEYRVDGRSQVSECIMKVLKEQAERNELIFDSSICSNSFLRFNTYFMDQYLTPICEKNSSWNTQQIYFYWFDIKEDRFRVVFEVGGLNVPNNQMENMQKIISILKPNDKNKNNFKYKRLFSTKWFKFDDLDNNEEDITEKTILALKDIKKFEEKLSTELINIKRRRSIS
- a CDS encoding SHOCT domain-containing protein — its product is MTEEQFEREKLYQASMNLFKSMLEKDLITEEQYAIIDTKMLENYRPLLGTLFAEIT
- a CDS encoding helix-turn-helix domain-containing protein, with product MKTYSVKEIAEMLNTNPETVRRWIRDKKLDATIESKKGGHIVYEAALHEFLKSSPKYAAAAKASLAGAVVGAAVLPTVMVGGLVAQKLIDAEQLKKARISNKDVINFLRGEIQRYTEAIKAKEDTIHQLQKQIEADRSQITEFQKLIDSLSGEKEDAHD
- a CDS encoding N-acetylmuramoyl-L-alanine amidase, whose protein sequence is MKLVESILTKNPCYKAGKKITVKGLMLHSVGCPQPNATVFIKNWNSESYDRACVHGFIDGNDGTVYQTLPWNHRGWHGGGSSNNTHIGVEMCEPACIKYTGGATFTCSDTATAKAVAKRTYEAAVDLFAFLCKEYNLDPTADGVIISHAEGYKRGIASNHGDPEHLWKQLNTGYTMDGFRQAVKVAMGIETAQPESDTVSYPEKLTSGYYRVRKTWKDSKSQLGAYRVLANAKAKADENTGYSVFDNDGNVVYAPSAAKAETKTETASFEPYRVRIGIANLNIRKGPGTNYNKTGQFTGVGVFTIIAESDGEGATKWGKLKSGAGWISLDYAKII
- a CDS encoding recombinase family protein, translated to MRKINKIEPLMPALPTRKKVAAYARVSMESERLQHSLSAQVSYYSELIQSNPEWEYAGVYADDGITGTKTNREEFQRLLADCEAGKIDIILTKSISRFARNTVDLLETVRHLKELGIEVRFEKERINSLSGDGEVMLTLLASFAQEEIISLSNNVKWGTRKRMEQGIPNGHFRVYGYRWEGDQLVIVPEEAAIVRRIFQNFLDGKSRLETEREFAAEGITTRDGCRWVDSNIKVVLSNITYTGNLLLQKEYVEDPLTKKRKKNRGELPQFYVEDTHEAIIDKETFDYVQAEMARRKELGAFANKSLNITCFTSKLKCSRCGCSYVRNQRANRTKHTSTYDDTIVVWGCGTQKKKGGRCSNKDIPERVLREACAAALDLEDFDEDIFLERVDTIQVLDGQVLEFHFYDGTVSQIEWVSTAKKDCWTDEHKDRQREWMRNYMANATDGRYSEFTTRIRCDNCGSTFRRNTQPSKSADGGKMHYWRCPTSGDCVTTGIREDRLKELTASVMGLAEHDAEAFKAQIEYISVAAGMVLTFHFFDGREESIQYNTKRQGTAWTPERREKFKSSMQGKYTEERRQAMSENMKRIRSEKHWSSKRK
- a CDS encoding helix-turn-helix domain-containing protein codes for the protein MTNEQKQQIIKLRQDGYGYATIASSLGLTKNQVSAFCRRSNLTGTKAAVHIEEKPEPNCCRNCGKPLTQTSGRKPVKFCCDDCRTHWWNAHLDKVNRKAFYSFTCTCCGKPFTAYGNSHRKYCSHNCYIVDRFKGGDCHD
- a CDS encoding phage holin family protein produces the protein MKEFWTTIQFIFAGIGGWLGYFLGGCDGLLYALLAFVVVDYLTGVMCAIVDKNLSSSVGFKGICRKVLIFTLVGIANIIDVEVVGTGSVLRTAVIFFYLSNEGVSLLENAAHLGLPIPEKLKDILKQLHDRAENIESEDK